A window of Pectobacterium carotovorum genomic DNA:
AATAAGGAGCCGCTATAAGCCGCTCCTTTGTTGTTTCTATACCCGTTATACTTCAAGTTGCATGTGCGTCGGCTGCGTTCAGTCACCCGAATCACTTACTTGAGTAAGCTCATCGGGATTCCTTCCCTTACCGCCTTCCTGAAACTCGAATTATTTAGGGTATATATTTTTATTTTACAGCGCCTTATCGGTCAGCAAGGCAACCTTGCTGGCTGTTGAGACACGCTCAAGGTAGGCGTGGACGTTAGGGCCAAACTGCACGCCTTTCACGATCGTGAGCGATAGTAAGATCGGGAACAGAATAAAATCGGTGGTGGAAATGGCGCTGACGTTTGCCAGACGCGGCTCCAGCGCATCGAGTTTTTGCTCCACTTCCGCAATCAGCTCTGGCGTTTTTGCTATTAGTGCATCCAGATCGCCGAAGGCTTTCTCTTCACGCAGAATGTAGGCATGACGCGCCTCTGGCGTGGAAAGCTCTTTGAAGTCGGCTTTTGTGAAGCGAGGGATCGCAAGGTTAAACACCGCGCTGGAAACGGATTTACACCAGGCTTCAATCTCGGCATCAACTGGTTTGTCGGCGATTAATGGCGCTTGCTTGCTGTCGACATAGTGGACGATATCCATGCTTTCTGGCATGAAACTGCCATCTTCTTTCTGCAGGATAGGTACCACTTTGCGGCCCACCATGCGTGTTGGCGTGTCGATGTCGCCTTCCATAATGACGGATTGCTCAACAGGCAGATCTTTCAGACCAAAAATCATTCTGGCTCTGACACAGAATGGGCAGTGTTCGTAAATGAAAAGTTTCATGCATCGCCTCGTAAGATTTTGAAAAAGTCAGCAAAAATTTGCTAGCCCGGTCATGACAAGTCATGCCATCAGAGTAATACCTGATACGGTCGGCGGTAAAGTGAATGTGCCTGACGATGGTGATAACAGGGAAAGGAAGGGCGCAGTGTGGATCCGCCTTATCCTCGCCGGATTACGGTATGATGCAGTGAAACCCCTTTTTCGGAAGAGAAATCATGGATCGCCTGAGCGCGCTGGAAACTTTTATCTGCGTTTTTGAAACGGGTTCGTTTTCCGCTGCGTCTCGCAGGCTCGGTATTGGGCAGCCTGCGGTTTCCAAAGCGATTATGCAGCTTGAAAATCAGCTGGCAACGCCTCTGCTGCTCCGTTCTACCCGAGGGCTGACACCGACAGAAGCTGGGCAGAGTTTTTATGAGCAAATCTCCCCCGCATTAAAGGTACTGAGGGATGCCCAAGAGCATGTGGTTAGCGGGAGCGCTGCGCTGTCTGGGCGGCTACGCATCTGTGCACCCGTCACCTTTGCCAGACTGCACATTATGCCGCGACTCTATGAGTTCATGGCAGAACATCCGCAGCTAAATATTGATGTCATTCTGGACGATCGTCCGATCGATCTGATTGCTGAAGGAATTGA
This region includes:
- the grxB gene encoding glutaredoxin 2, with protein sequence MKLFIYEHCPFCVRARMIFGLKDLPVEQSVIMEGDIDTPTRMVGRKVVPILQKEDGSFMPESMDIVHYVDSKQAPLIADKPVDAEIEAWCKSVSSAVFNLAIPRFTKADFKELSTPEARHAYILREEKAFGDLDALIAKTPELIAEVEQKLDALEPRLANVSAISTTDFILFPILLSLTIVKGVQFGPNVHAYLERVSTASKVALLTDKAL